The Micavibrio sp. TMED2 genome includes a window with the following:
- a CDS encoding tryptophan synthase subunit alpha — MSNVVNFAAAGETLFGKHRLEARFAALKAEGKTGLVTFITAGDPEPGISQQVLNGLPAAGADVIEIGMPFTDPMADGPAIQASSQRALAAGMTLAKTLAMVANFREQDKTTPIVLMGYYNPIYRYGVDRFITDALAAGVDGLIVVDLPPEEDAELCQPAVEAGMSFIRLITPTTDAARLPAVLRNTSGFLYYVSITGITGTASANLVKVQAAIDDLKAHTELPVAVGFGIKTPEQAKEMSTLSDAVVVGSAIVETLKNAYQGGSDDAVSTTLGFVAELSAAVRS; from the coding sequence ATGAGCAATGTTGTTAATTTTGCCGCTGCCGGTGAAACCCTGTTCGGCAAGCATCGCCTCGAGGCACGGTTTGCGGCACTGAAAGCCGAAGGCAAGACCGGGCTGGTTACCTTTATCACCGCCGGTGACCCCGAGCCGGGTATCAGCCAGCAGGTGCTGAACGGTCTGCCCGCTGCAGGGGCCGATGTGATCGAGATCGGTATGCCCTTCACCGATCCGATGGCCGATGGTCCGGCGATTCAGGCTTCAAGCCAGCGTGCGCTTGCCGCCGGAATGACGCTCGCCAAGACGCTGGCCATGGTTGCCAATTTCCGCGAGCAGGACAAGACCACGCCGATCGTGCTCATGGGCTATTACAACCCGATCTATCGCTACGGCGTTGATCGCTTCATCACCGATGCGCTTGCTGCCGGTGTCGACGGTCTGATCGTGGTCGATCTGCCGCCAGAGGAAGATGCCGAGCTGTGCCAGCCTGCCGTCGAGGCGGGGATGAGCTTCATCCGCCTGATCACCCCGACCACCGATGCGGCGCGGCTGCCGGCGGTGCTGCGCAATACGTCGGGCTTCCTCTACTATGTATCGATCACCGGTATCACCGGTACGGCCTCGGCCAATCTCGTCAAGGTACAGGCCGCTATTGATGACCTGAAAGCACATACGGAACTGCCGGTCGCGGTCGGGTTCGGCATCAAAACCCCGGAACAGGCGAAAGAGATGTCCACATTGTCCGATGCGGTTGTGGTCGGTTCTGCTATTGTGGAAACGCTTAAAAACGCCTATCAAGGCGGGTCTGATGACGCGGTTTCAACCACGCTTGGCTTCGTTGCCGAGCTGTCGGCCGCTGTACGCTCCTGA
- a CDS encoding acetyl-CoA carboxylase, carboxyltransferase subunit beta, giving the protein MNWLTNYVRPRIRALVAPREVPDDLWKKCQACGSMIYNKDLVANNMVCPECSHHMRLNAKQRLELMFDNGAYELVELPKTPADPLKFRDSKRYADRLRDAKSKTGRDDAIMVAHGSIDGVKTVIAAFDFSFMGGSMGIAVGEGIVTAARLAVAQEAALIVVPASGGARMQEGILSLMQMPRTVIASQQVREAGLPYIVVFTDPTTGGVSASFAMLGDVHIAETGAQIGFAGARVIEETMRQTLPDGFQRAEFLHSHGMVDLVVHRKDLKATLGRILNLLTKPYAEAQKPAPKAATNGANGNGAAASKANGSDHIKGGLAEDGAEDADDGLEMAAPDSLKKPDGKAKN; this is encoded by the coding sequence ATGAATTGGCTTACCAACTATGTTCGTCCGCGCATTCGCGCGCTGGTTGCTCCACGGGAAGTCCCCGATGATCTGTGGAAGAAGTGCCAGGCTTGTGGGTCCATGATCTACAACAAGGATCTGGTGGCCAATAATATGGTGTGCCCGGAATGCTCGCACCATATGCGCCTGAATGCGAAACAGCGCCTCGAACTGATGTTCGATAATGGTGCCTATGAACTGGTCGAGTTGCCGAAGACACCAGCCGATCCGCTCAAGTTCCGTGACAGCAAGCGCTATGCCGACCGTCTGCGCGATGCCAAGTCGAAGACCGGTCGCGATGATGCGATCATGGTTGCCCATGGCAGCATCGACGGGGTCAAAACCGTGATTGCCGCTTTTGACTTCTCCTTCATGGGTGGGTCCATGGGTATTGCGGTTGGTGAAGGGATCGTCACGGCGGCACGGCTGGCCGTGGCACAGGAAGCAGCGCTGATCGTCGTACCTGCTTCCGGCGGTGCCCGGATGCAGGAAGGTATCCTGTCCCTGATGCAGATGCCGCGCACAGTCATTGCCTCGCAGCAGGTGCGTGAGGCTGGCCTGCCCTATATCGTGGTGTTCACCGATCCGACCACCGGCGGCGTCAGCGCCAGTTTTGCCATGCTGGGTGATGTGCATATTGCCGAAACCGGTGCCCAGATTGGTTTTGCCGGTGCCCGGGTGATCGAGGAAACCATGCGCCAGACCCTGCCTGACGGGTTCCAGCGCGCTGAGTTCCTGCATTCTCACGGCATGGTTGATCTGGTCGTGCATCGCAAGGACCTGAAAGCGACTCTTGGCCGAATTCTGAACCTGCTGACCAAGCCATATGCCGAAGCCCAAAAGCCTGCGCCGAAAGCCGCCACCAACGGTGCCAATGGCAATGGTGCTGCTGCGAGCAAGGCCAATGGCTCCGACCATATCAAGGGCGGTCTGGCCGAAGACGGCGCCGAGGATGCGGATGACGGTCTGGAAATGGCCGCACCGGACAGCCTTAAAAAGCCGGACGGCAAGGCGAAGAACTAG
- a CDS encoding ornithine cyclodeaminase (catalyzes the formation of L-proline from L-ornithine) produces the protein MRVISAAEVDAALDYKHLVERLRQAFRSGAEVPLRQHLTIPTHTEHPGNLLIMPAWQTGKHLGVKLVTVFPDNAKQSIPAVIGSYLLMDARTGKPKALIDGSALTVRRTACASALASGYLSRSDASRLLMVGTGALAPHLILAHAAVRPISEVLIWGRNKAKAEKLAKNLARYTNRRLTINATDELDAAIEGADIVSCATLAEQPLIKGELLKPGAHLDLVGAFRPDMREADDSAFKRGLVFVDTREGALKEAGDIIQAINNGAMTEQDIIGDLFGLTRGESSARWRYNDITVFKSVGTALEDLAAAELTFERV, from the coding sequence ATGCGCGTTATCTCTGCCGCCGAGGTCGATGCGGCCCTTGATTACAAACATCTGGTTGAGCGTCTGAGGCAGGCATTCCGCAGCGGTGCCGAGGTGCCATTGCGCCAGCACCTGACCATCCCCACCCATACGGAACACCCCGGCAATCTGCTGATCATGCCCGCCTGGCAGACCGGCAAGCATCTGGGGGTCAAGCTGGTCACGGTTTTTCCCGACAACGCGAAACAGAGCATTCCGGCGGTCATTGGCAGCTATCTGCTGATGGATGCCAGAACCGGTAAGCCCAAGGCGCTGATCGATGGGTCGGCGCTGACCGTGCGCCGGACCGCCTGTGCCTCGGCGCTGGCGTCGGGTTACCTGTCGCGCAGTGATGCCAGCCGCCTGCTCATGGTCGGCACTGGTGCGCTCGCGCCGCATCTGATCCTCGCCCATGCGGCGGTGCGGCCGATTTCTGAAGTGCTGATCTGGGGACGTAACAAGGCCAAGGCCGAGAAGCTGGCCAAAAACCTCGCCCGCTATACCAACCGGCGGTTGACGATCAATGCCACGGATGAGTTAGATGCCGCGATTGAGGGGGCGGATATCGTCTCCTGTGCCACGCTGGCGGAACAGCCGCTGATCAAGGGCGAGTTGCTCAAGCCCGGTGCCCATCTCGATCTGGTCGGTGCTTTCCGCCCGGATATGCGTGAGGCCGATGACAGCGCCTTCAAGCGCGGGCTGGTCTTCGTCGATACCCGCGAGGGTGCGCTGAAAGAGGCCGGTGACATCATTCAGGCGATCAATAACGGTGCCATGACCGAACAGGACATCATCGGCGATCTGTTCGGCCTGACCCGCGGTGAGTCCAGTGCCCGCTGGCGCTATAATGATATTACGGTGTTCAAATCGGTCGGCACGGCGCTGGAAGACCTCGCCGCTGCCGAACTGACCTTTGAGCGTGTTTAG
- a CDS encoding tryptophan synthase subunit beta → MNVNSYRAGPDENGHFGIFGGRYVAETLMPLILAVEEAYNAAKADPKFDEEFQYYLKHYVGRPSPLFYAERLTEHFRAQAEPGKGAKIYFKRDELNHTGAHKINNCVGQILLAQRMGKTRIIAETGAGQHGVATATVCALFGLPCVVYMGKTDIERQAPNVFRMKLLGAEVRPVTSGSATLKDAMNEALRDWVTNVEDTFYLIGTAAGPHPYPEMVRDFQSVIGIETREQMLEAEGRLPDSLIASIGGGSNAIGLFHPFLDDREVSMVGVEAGGHGLDSGEHAASLTGGLPGVLHGNRTFLLQDDDGQITEAHSISAGLDYPGIGPEHAWLHEQKRVEYVPITDAEALEAFKLCAAKEGILPALEPSHALAEVMKRAPKLPADHLMVMNMCGRGDKDIFTVAEALGVEM, encoded by the coding sequence ATGAATGTGAATTCCTACAGAGCCGGCCCGGACGAAAACGGGCATTTTGGCATTTTCGGTGGCCGCTATGTGGCCGAGACCCTGATGCCGCTGATTTTGGCGGTGGAGGAGGCCTATAACGCTGCCAAGGCCGATCCGAAATTCGATGAAGAGTTCCAGTACTACCTGAAACATTATGTCGGTCGTCCAAGCCCGCTGTTTTATGCCGAACGACTGACCGAGCATTTCCGCGCGCAGGCGGAGCCGGGCAAGGGTGCCAAAATCTATTTCAAGCGCGACGAGCTGAACCACACCGGCGCGCACAAGATCAACAACTGTGTCGGCCAGATACTGCTCGCCCAGCGCATGGGCAAGACCCGGATCATCGCCGAGACCGGTGCCGGTCAGCACGGCGTTGCCACCGCTACCGTCTGCGCCCTGTTCGGCCTGCCCTGCGTTGTCTATATGGGCAAGACCGATATCGAGCGACAGGCTCCCAACGTGTTCCGTATGAAGCTGCTCGGCGCGGAGGTCCGCCCGGTGACCAGTGGGTCGGCAACCCTGAAGGATGCCATGAACGAGGCGCTGCGTGACTGGGTCACCAATGTCGAGGATACCTTCTACCTGATCGGTACCGCTGCCGGTCCGCACCCCTATCCCGAGATGGTTCGTGATTTCCAGTCAGTGATCGGTATCGAGACCCGTGAGCAGATGCTCGAGGCCGAGGGCCGCCTGCCTGACAGCCTGATCGCCAGCATCGGCGGTGGCTCGAACGCCATCGGCCTGTTCCACCCGTTCCTTGATGACCGTGAGGTGAGCATGGTCGGGGTTGAGGCCGGTGGTCATGGTCTCGACAGCGGCGAACATGCGGCGTCCCTGACCGGCGGGCTGCCCGGTGTGCTCCATGGCAACCGCACCTTCCTGCTGCAGGATGATGACGGCCAGATCACCGAGGCCCATTCGATCTCTGCCGGTCTCGATTATCCCGGCATCGGCCCGGAACATGCCTGGCTGCATGAGCAGAAGCGCGTGGAATATGTGCCGATCACTGATGCCGAAGCGCTAGAAGCTTTCAAGCTCTGTGCGGCCAAGGAGGGCATCCTGCCTGCGCTTGAGCCGTCCCATGCGCTCGCCGAAGTCATGAAACGGGCACCGAAACTGCCTGCCGACCATCTGATGGTCATGAACATGTGTGGCCGGGGGGATAAGGATATCTTCACCGTCGCCGAGGCTCTGGGAGTCGAGATGTAA
- a CDS encoding N-(5'-phosphoribosyl)anthranilate isomerase, protein MSVDAKICGINEPKALQAAVSHGARYIGFVFYERSPRYLPPPMAAQLAAQAGTSSRVVGLFVDPSDDFLADVISQTPLNMLQLHGDETPGRVREIRERYSIPVMKAFRIGDASDLKTIRDYEPVADWLLFDARPPSNVASLPGGNGLSFDWRLLANQEFGRPWMLSGGLNPGNLAEAVAETNAHTVDVSSGVEERPGKKDPAKIIEFVELANSLPSPERNKAQKKAQALGLLLPEG, encoded by the coding sequence ATGTCAGTCGATGCAAAAATCTGCGGGATCAATGAGCCGAAGGCCCTGCAGGCTGCGGTGTCCCACGGTGCGCGCTATATCGGCTTTGTGTTTTATGAGCGCTCGCCGCGCTATCTGCCGCCACCGATGGCAGCCCAACTGGCAGCACAGGCCGGGACCAGCTCACGGGTGGTTGGCCTGTTCGTTGACCCGAGTGATGATTTCCTCGCTGATGTCATCAGCCAGACCCCGCTCAACATGCTCCAGCTCCACGGCGACGAGACGCCGGGCCGGGTGCGGGAAATCCGTGAGCGCTATTCGATCCCGGTGATGAAGGCATTTCGGATCGGTGATGCCAGCGACCTGAAAACGATCAGGGATTACGAGCCGGTGGCCGACTGGCTGCTGTTCGATGCCCGGCCACCGAGCAATGTGGCCTCTCTGCCCGGCGGTAACGGCCTGTCCTTCGACTGGCGTTTGCTGGCCAATCAGGAGTTCGGGCGGCCATGGATGCTGTCCGGTGGCCTCAATCCGGGCAATCTGGCCGAGGCGGTGGCCGAAACCAATGCCCATACGGTCGATGTTTCCTCCGGTGTCGAGGAACGTCCGGGCAAGAAGGACCCGGCGAAAATCATCGAATTTGTCGAACTGGCCAACAGCCTGCCATCGCCGGAACGGAATAAAGCGCAGAAAAAAGCACAAGCGCTTGGCTTGCTGCTGCCCGAGGGCTAA
- a CDS encoding orotidine-5'-phosphate decarboxylase, whose translation MTLVLQPHERILCALDTNDLNAAKATVRSLAPNGKPLIGGVKLGLEFFCSLGPPAVNHIRALGLPLFLDLKFHDIPNTVAGAVRSAMSVAPTFLTIHASGGRTMIAAAADAAKQGAEAQGVQPPILLAVTVLTSLDADDLSSVGQDRSVADQVRRLGELAVQSGANGLVCAPFEVKFLREALGDDVVLVVPGVRPEWSAKNDQKRVMTPAQAIDAGADYLVIGRPITASPDPVEAAGKIVAEIEAGV comes from the coding sequence ATGACCCTGGTTTTGCAGCCGCATGAACGCATCCTTTGCGCCCTTGATACCAATGACCTGAACGCCGCCAAGGCAACGGTCCGTTCGCTCGCCCCCAATGGCAAGCCGCTGATTGGCGGGGTCAAGCTGGGGCTGGAGTTCTTCTGCTCGCTCGGTCCACCGGCGGTGAACCATATTCGTGCCCTCGGCCTGCCGCTGTTCCTCGACCTTAAATTTCACGACATTCCGAATACCGTTGCCGGTGCCGTGCGCTCGGCCATGAGTGTCGCGCCGACCTTCCTGACCATACACGCCAGCGGTGGCCGGACCATGATTGCCGCTGCTGCCGATGCGGCGAAGCAAGGGGCGGAAGCTCAGGGCGTCCAGCCGCCGATACTGCTGGCGGTTACGGTGCTGACCAGCCTCGATGCCGATGACCTCTCCAGCGTCGGACAGGATCGCAGCGTTGCCGATCAGGTGCGTCGTCTCGGTGAGCTGGCGGTCCAGTCCGGTGCCAATGGTCTGGTCTGTGCGCCGTTCGAGGTGAAGTTCCTGCGTGAGGCGCTGGGCGATGACGTGGTGCTGGTGGTGCCCGGCGTGCGTCCCGAATGGTCGGCCAAGAATGATCAGAAACGGGTGATGACCCCGGCACAGGCGATTGATGCCGGTGCCGATTACCTCGTCATTGGTCGCCCGATTACCGCCAGCCCCGATCCGGTTGAGGCGGCGGGCAAGATCGTTGCTGAAATTGAGGCTGGCGTTTAG